Within Sorangiineae bacterium MSr11367, the genomic segment GGCCGTCACAAGCACATTGTGTACGATTCAGCGGTTCATCGGTCAATGAAAAGACAGGCCGTGCGACGCGCCAAGACGTTGCACCGCGCGTGGATCGTGGAAAGCTTTGGTCCGTCAAGTCCATTTTCGGCGGCGCTCTTGCTCCGATCGAATCCCCCGGATCGAATCCCCCCTCCAGGGCTGACGAAAGCAGAGCGCTGCACCACGTTTCGAGCGAGGTGGCGCCATGGATCAGATTCTCAGGCTCCGGACATGGATCGAGCAACACCGTGATGTTTGGCTCGACCTGTTGCGCATCTACATGGGCTTTGCGCTGTTGGCGAAGGCGATTGCCTTCATGCAGCACATGTCGGCCTTCATCGAGACCATGCCCATCAAGGACGGGGCCTTCGCGCCCGCACTGCTCGCCCACTACATCGTGGTCGCGCACGCCGCGGGCGGAATCATGCTCATTTTTGGCGTCCTCACCCGCATCGCCGCCGCCGTGAACATCCCCGTGCTGCTGGGCGCCGTGTTCTTCGTCCACTGGCACGAGGGTCTCTTCCAGCCGCAGCAAACCCTCGAGCTCGCGTTGCTGGTGCTCTTCATCCTGTCGCTCATCACCGTGGTCGGCGGCGGGCCACTCTCGGTCGACGAGCGCCTGAAGAAGCACGAACACGACATCCCCACCGTCCCACGCCACCACCACGTGTAGAGAGCTACACCGAGAGCAATACGCCGCGGGCGCGTTCGCCGGTCGATTCGGCGATGGCGTTGGCGTAGAGGAGCACCTGGGCCTCGTACTCGCGGACGCGCTCGGCGATTTCGGCGTCGGTTTTGTAGTCGACCACGGTCCAGATGTGGCCGTGCTCGTCGCGCTCGCGCATGGCCAGGTCGAGCACGCCCTCGAGCACGGCGCCGTCGTCCATGTGGCAAAGGATCGGCGATTCTCGCCGGCATTCCGTGGCTGCGCGCGCCCGATCGAAGATCGGGTGCGCGAGGGCGGCCACCACGGCCACCGTTGCCGCTTCGATCTCCGCGCCGCTGGCCCCGACGAGCCGCGCGTGGATCCGCGCGACCTTCGCCACCGCGTCGGGCCCGGCGTGCAAGTCCACGGCGGCCAAGGTCGCGTGCACCAACACGCCAAACCTCTTTCCGCGGGGGCGACCTTCTCGCCTGCCCCCCGTGGTCACCACGACCTCGACGCGCTCCTCGTTCGGCGTGCTCGGGCGCTTGGCCGCTTCTTCGCTGTGCGAGACCTCCGTCACGGTTCGCACCACCCGCGACGGCGTCTTGCCCTTGGCGATGGCCTCATCCCTCTCGCGCCGCCATAGCGTGTGCAGCCGTTCGCCCGCTTCCGCGACGACGCCCTCTTTGTCGGCCTCCAAGATGCGTTGCTGCCGCAGCCCCACGTCGTGGTGCTTGTCGAGCCCCAGCGCATTCGGATCCCACCACACCACGGAGTGCTCCCCGGCCATCGGCCGATGCAAACCTGGCTTCACCGCCTCGTGCACGTCACGGCGCGAGCTGTCGGGGCGCTCGCGCACGCTGTCGGGCCCGAAGTCCGGGCAGCCCGGCGCCACCTCGGGATGACGTCGCGCGTCTTCCGGGGGATAAATCGCCGGGTTCAATGCGCTCGTCCAAAAGTCGCCCGGCACCTCGTCGCCGAGCACCGGCACCACGAGCATCTCCCGCGCGCGCGTCGCCGCCACGTACAACAGCCGCATCGCCTCCTCCCCGTCTTGCTCGAGCACCTCGTCGCGGTTCACCAAGAGCTCGTGCGGGGACGCCCCCGCGAGCGGCATCGCCCACAGACGGCGCGAGGTATCGACGAAGCGTGACGGTTCGGACAACGTCGGCTTGGCCGTCGGATCCGCCAGGATGACCACCGGGAACTCCAGCCCCTTCGCACGGTGCACCGTCATGATGCGCACCCCGTCGGTGCCCTCTTCCACCACCGGCGCCTCGGAGACGCCGCCGCGCTCGGCCTCGTCTTTCATGTATTCTACAAATGAGCGAAACGACGTCGCCCCGCGCGATTCGAACCGCCGCGCAATGTCCAGCACGCGCAGCACGTTGGCCAGCGCCTGCTCGCCCGTCGGCCAAATGGCAATTCCGGCGTGGGCACGCGTCGCCTCCAGCACGTGCACGATGGTGTCCGCGATGGGGCGCCGGTTGCGCCGGCGGTGAAGGTGCGCCAAGAGCAACATCGCATCACGCACCGGCCGCGTCAGATCCGTCAGCAGCTCGGGCTCGACCCGCCGAAATGGATTCAAGTCGCCCCGAATGCGGTGCCGGAACGAGAGCAAGGCATCGTCACCCAGCGAGAAAAACGGCCCGCGCAAGGTCGCGAACACCGACAGCTCGTCGTCCGGCCATTCGATCGCGCAAAGCGCATTCACGATGGCCACCACCTCTTCGCGCGCGTGGTACGAGCGGCCTCCCACGAGCACGTGCGGAATGCGCCGCGCCTCCAGCGCCCGCACGTACGGCCGCGTGACATCGGAGCCGAAGTTCTGCAGCCGCTTGAACAGAAGGCACACGTGCCGCGCCTCCAGCGGCACCGCGCGCCCGCCCTCCTTCTCGGCGATGCTCCACCCGCTGTCGTTCAGCAAGTGGTCGATGAACGCGGCCACGGCATCGGGGAACGAATCGTCGATTCGAAAATTGACGATCTTCCCGTAGTCGCCCCAGGGCCGCGGCACCGGCAACGCCACCACGCCGGGCATCGGGGCCTTCTTGTTGTCCTCGCGAAACGGCTCCAGCGCCACGTACGTCGCCTGCGAGCCGCGCGCATTGCCTTGCATGAGCGGGGCGAACGTCGCGTTGATGGCCCGTTGAATCGAGGGCACGCTGCGAAAGCTCGTCGACAAGTGCAGCACGTCGGCGCCCGCCTCGGCGAGGCGCCGCTTGATGCTCTCGTAGAGCGCCACGTCCGCGCGCCGGAATCGGTAGATCGATTGCTTGGGATCGCCGACCACGAACAGCTTGCCCGGCACCGGTTTGACCCGCATCGGCTCGCTCTCGGCCGGATCGTCCGCCGCCAAGAGCAACAAGATCTCCGCTTGCAGCGGATCGGTGTCCTGAAATTCGTCCACCAAGAGGTGCGAAAAGCGCGACTGCAGCTCTTGGCGCACGTCCAGGTGATCGCGCAGAAGGTTTCGCGTCAGGAGCAGCAAATCGAGAAAATCGAGCTTCCCCGCGCTTCGCTTGCGCACCTCGTACTCGGCGACGAGCGGCCAGAGCTCCTCGCGCAAACCTGCTGCGAGATCCGCATCGGCGCGCTCGAGGACGGCCTTCAGCTTCTCGTGCGTGCGCGCGCGATCGTCGAGCACGTGCTGGCGCTCGAGGCCCTTGGTGTACCACCTGCCGCTGCCCTTCCAGCCCCAGAGCTTTTGCCGGCTCAGGGTGCGCAGCTCGGCCTCGAGGCCGTCGTAGTCGCGCTCACCCCGCACCGCCTCGCGGCGATCGGCTTCGCCCACGTACCGGGCGATCTCGGCGAAGCTTTTGGCCAGCCAGGAATCCTTGTAGTCTGCACGCGGTGCGAGATCCCCCAGGGCGCGCAGCTCCACGAGGATCTCGTCGATGGCCGTGCGTCGCTCGAACGGCACGTGCTCCCACGGCGTGTCGAAGTCGCGCTGCTCGATGAGCGCCGAGACGGCGTTGGAGAGCACGTGGCGCGGGCCCACGGCGTCGCGATCGCGCGTGCGCCGGCGCAGCACGCGCTCCACCGATGGCATGGGCGAGGCCAATTGGCGCTCGAACCATGGCTCGAAGCAATCGCGCAGGATGCGCTGTTTGCCATCGTCGTCGGCCACCTCGAACAGCGGATCGACGCACGCTTCCACGGGCCGCTCGCGCAGAAGATCCGCGCAAAAGCCGTGGATCGTCCCGATGTGCGCGGCCTCCAGCTCGGCCAGCGATCCGTCCAGGTTGGCCCGCTCCACGTCGGTCACCGCTTCGCTGCGCCGCGCGTTCTCGATTTCCGTGCGCAGCCGCAGCTTCATCTCGCCGGCCGCCTTCTCGGTGAAGGTGACGGCCACGATGCCCGAAAGCCGCGCCCGGCCTTTTCGCACCAGGGCGAGCACCCGCCCCACGAGCTCCGTCGTTTTCCCCGTTCCCGCCGCCGCCTCCACGACCAACGTCGTGTCCAGATCCTCGCGGATGCGCTGGCGCGCCGTCGCGTCGGTGAGCGGCTTGCGCAGTGTGCCGAAAAGGTCGCTCATGCGCGCCTCCGCAGGGCCACGAGCGGCGCCAGGGGCGCTTGGTCCTTCACCTTGCGCGTTCGCAACTCTTCGTACGGGCCGCACACGCGCAGGTAGTCGCAGTACTGGCACGCCCCCTCGTCCGGCGCCGCGGGCAGCGCCCCCTTGGCAATGGCGTTGCCCACCACGCTCACCACCGTCTTGGCCTCGGCGCGCGCCGTATCGTCCAGCGCGATGGATACCTCTTTGAACTCGCCGGTGGTGGTGCAGTAATAAAGGCGGCCTCCGTCGACGTTTTTCCCTTCGAAGAGCTTTTCCAGCGCGAGGGCGTAGAAAATCGGCTGCAGGGTCTGCCCGCCGCCAATCTTCGTCGTCGCGGTCGCACGCACCTTGCCGGTCTTGTAGTCGGTCGCACGAAGCAACCCGCTCGTGCTCTGCTCCACGCAGTCGATGGATCCGCGCAGGAGAATGCCCTCGTCGAGCGCCAGCGGAGCGTCCACGCTGACGGGATCGCGGGCGCCCTTGTCCTGCAGGCCGAACGACAGCTCGAAGTGCGTCGGCGACCATTCGTCGTCCTCGGCATCGCGGCGGAGCATCTCGCGCAGGTCGGCGGCGATCGACTCGATGCCGTCCTTCCAGACGCGGTCGATGGCCGGCGCCAAGTCGTCCTCGTAGCGCGCGGCGACGGTGGCGAGCACGCGATCGAGCTCCGCCTCCACCGCGCGGCGGTTCTCGCGGGTCACCGGGAGCATCCCTTTTTCGCGCAGCCCCACGTAAAGCTCGTACTGCACGTCGTGCACGAGCGAGCCGCGTTCGAGCGGGGAAAGTTCCTCGATGGGCGCAGGCTCTTCGCGCGGGCCGAGCCGATGGATGGCCTGCAGGACGAAGCGGTACGGGCACGCCGAGAAGTGCTGCAGCGCCGTGGGCGAGAACGAGCGCGCCGTCAGGTTGTGCGCATCGAGCGCCTCGCGCGCTTCGCCGGTCACGTGCAAAAGGCCGTCGGCCGGCCACCACTTGGGGTGCCACCGCCGCGCACGCGTTCGCAGTGCGCGTGCCAGATGCGGGTTCGTCGACAAGAGGTAGCGCGCCGTGCCGACGGTCTCGCCCTCCGGCTTTTTCAGAATGGACTCGAGCAGCGACAGATCGTGCTCCGCGGCGTCCACCGCGTCGCGGGCCTGGGCGGGCGCGGGCCATCCGATGCGCGCATCGCCCACGCGCTCGGCGCGGCGGGCCAGCTCGTCGAACCCGGGTAGCCGCCCCTCGGCCGCGCGCAGCACTTCCAGCCCGTAGAACGACGGCGTGCGCGGGCGCGACTGCTCCACGTCGAGGCGCGGATAGGACAGAACGAGGCGCGCGTTCGCCGCCCCCACCGCCACGCGAAGCGCGAGGCGCTCTTCCTCGGAGCGCACGCGGTTCGTGATCAGGTCCGTGTCCTTCCCCAAGCGGATCCGGTCCGGCAAAATCGGGTCGTCGATGACCTTTTGCGGAAAAATGCGCTCGGCGAGGCCGGGAATGAACACGACGTCGAAGGCCAGGCCGCGCACTTCTTCGGTGGAGGCAATGAACACGCAGCCATAGCGGCGCCCGCGCGGCGGCACGGTGAGCTCCGTGAGGCGCCGCTCGAGCACGAGGCGCACCTCGGACAGCGACACCGGGCCCACGCGGCGCAGCGGTTCCAGCTCGGCCAGCACGGAGAGCACCCGCTCGGGGCGGCGCAGTGCGCGCGTGGCCATGGCCCCGAGGCGGTCGATGAACTCGCCCCAAAGCGCCTTCTCGGGGAGCTCGGCGAGATCGTCGAGCAAGGGCAAGGCGTAGCTCTGCAAGCTGGCCAGGTCCGCGAGCTCGCGGCGGATGGCGATCGCGCGGGCGTGGTCGCTCGGGTAGATGGTCAGCTCGCGTTCGAGCCCCTTCGCGCGGCCCGAGAGTCGCCGTTCCCAGCGCGCCCGGCCGCCGATGACCGCCGCGTCGACGATGAGCCTCTCCCATCGATACGGCGCACGGAGCGAGCCACCGATGACCGCCGTCGACGTGGGGCCGTGCGCCGCCACATCGGCTTCGTCCTCGGGCTCCTCGAGCTCCGCGGTGCGCTCGAGAACGCCGGGCAGGAAGTCTTCATCGGGAACGACCCAGCGTTCGCTGCCCTCGAGGGCCGGCGGCGGACGCCCCGTCTCGTCGGAATCGGGCACCTCGCTCAGCGACAGGTACTCGGAGAAGCGGCGCGCGGAGAGCTTCTCCGTCGCGCACCGCAGCAGGGCCAAAAACGCGCGACCCGCCGAATCCGGCCGCACCGTCCCGCGGGCGAAGTACGCGGGTATTCCCGCGCGCCGAAGCGCCTCGACGAGGTGCGCGCGGTAGGCGCCCGGGGCGCGCAGAACGATGGCCATGCGATCGAACGGCACACCGCGCCCGGCCTCGCGCAAAATGCGGCGCGCGATTTCGATGCTTTCGCGGCTCTCGCCGGGGGCCGAGAGCATTTCCACCGCGTCATCGGGCTCGCCGGGCTCCGTGGTCGGCGAAAACAGGCCGCGCTGCAACCGCGTGAGCGAATCCGGCCTTTCGGCGCGATCCATGAGGCGCACCGCGCCCACGCCCAGCGCCGCCTCGAGGTGCTGCTGCGCGCGCTCGTCGCCCTCCGGGTACGTCGCCAGCACGCACTCCGCGCGGGCGGACAGCGCCGCGAGAAGTTCCGCTTCCCTGGCGGTGCGCATCGGCACGTCGACCAGGACGAGGGGCACGTCCAGCCATGGGTGCTGCGTCGTTCGATCGCGTGCGGCCGCGACCGCCAGCTCGAACACGAGCGCCCGGTCGGCGATTTGATCGGCCTCGAGCTCCGTTTCGAAGGCGTCGCACAGCCGTTGCAAGTCGTCCTCGCCGATGCTGCGCGGCGCGATCTTGGCCATGCGCAGCTCGTCGAAGGTGCGCGCCAGCGCGCGCGGAAGGCCCGGCCGATCGGCCACCGCCGAAAAGCGCCCGAGCTCGTTTTTCTCGCTTTCCCCGAGCCGATGCACCACGCGCGTGGCCAGGGCCTCCAGCGTGAGGCGGCCCGAAGGCACCAGCCCGCGCTCGGCCAGCGCGGGCGCGGCCAAGGTAGCCGCCAGGCGGGACAACGTGGTCCGCTCCCAGCCGAAACTTTGACGAACCTGCGCTCCGGCTTCGCGCCCGATCTCCAGCGCGACCTCCAACGTGGGGCCGAGGATGACGAGTCGCGTCGTGTTCCCGCGTGACGCAAGCCACGACACAGCGCGTGCAATGCGGAGCTCCGCGCGCGACGATCCGACAACGATCCGCCGGGGTTCGGTGCTGCGCGGGGAGAGGAGGGCAAGCTGGCTCATTCTGGGTGGGTCATGTCGGTTTCGTTCTGTTTCGCAGGCGCGGGAGAAATTATCATCCATCCCGTGGGTCTGCTCCTCACCGAACGTCTCGAGCTGGTTCCGCTCACCCTCCCCGTGGTGGAAGCCGTCCTGGAGAGCGATCGCAACAAGATCGAGGCGCTGGTCAACGCGCCCCTCCCGCGCCGCTTCCATGGACGGGCCCTCATCGAGCGCGCCTTCCCCGCTTCCCTCTGCGAGATCCGCAAAGATCCCGACAGGCGGCTCTGGGGCGACCGCCTGATGATCCTGCGCACGAAGGAGCGGCGCATCGTCGGCAGTGTCATTTTCCACGGCCGCCCCGGTCCCGACGGCATCGCCGAAGTCGGCTACGGCGTGGAGGACGAGTGGCAAGGCCAAGGCTTCGCCACCGAGGCCGTCGAGCGCTCGCTCGAGTGGGCGCTCGCCCAGCCCGGCGTGCGCGCCGTGCAGGCGACCACCTTCCAATGGCACCGCGCCTCGCTGCGGGTCATCGAGAAATGCAAGATGGTGCGCATCGGCTCGCGCGAGCACGAGATGCTCGGCGAGCTCACCATTTTCGAGCGACGCGCGAAAGAGCTGCTCTAGAAGCTATTTCCGAAACGCGTGTGTCTCGAAAAAGTCGCCCTTGTTCCAACGAGGGCGCTCGGGGCGATCGGCCACGGACAACGCGACCAGGTATTGAAACTTCGCAAAGTCGGCGAGCGGCTGGTAGTCGCGCTGCGGCTCCCACTCGTCGGTGGGCTTGTGGTAGCGCGACTTCTGCCACGCCCGACGCGCGGCCGCCTCCTGTGCGGTCTGGCCTGCGAAGCCAATGATGGGAAACACGGCAGGAACGCCGCGCTTGACCAGCGAATAGTGGTCGGAGCGCGTGAAGAACGTCTCCGCGGGCTGGGAATCCGACCATACCTTGATGCTGCCGAGCGCACGCTCCGCATCGCGCACGTTCACGGCCACGGAGCTATGTTCGGGGCCGAGTACCTCGATGTTGCGCAGCGGCGAAATGGGATAATCCGTATCCGTCTGCACGATGGCGGCCATGCGCTCGATGGGCACGGGCGGATGCATTGCAAAGTACTCCGAGCCGAGCAACCCCCGCTCCTCGCCCGTGAAGAAGGCGACGAGGATCGATCGACGCGGACGCACCGGACCTTGCGCGAAGGCGCGGGCGACTTCGAGAACTGCCGCACAGCCTCCCGCGTCGTCCGCAGCCCCATTGTAAATGGCATCCCCACCCACGGGCTCGCGAATCCCCAAATGGTCCACGTGCGCCGAGACCACCACGGCTTCTTCAGCCAACGGCGACGACGGATCCTTCGTGATGCGGGCAACGACGTTCTGCGAGGAAAAGCTGCGCACCGTGGATCGAACGGCGATGCGCGCCGTCAGGCCAAGGTCGAAGGTGATGGGCTTGCCCGAGTCGGCCGCGGCCACCAGGCTCGCGAGGCGCTCGGAACGACCTGTCGCCATGAGCATTTCGTCGAACACCCGACCTGGAATGGCCCCCCGCGGGCGCTCGACCCCCGGAAGGACGCGGTGCGGATCCCCCGGTTTTGCATCGGGCGGGTCCAGCCGTAACGTCAGCAATTCGGTGCGCCGTTCCTTGATGAAGTCGTCCCAAGGAACCACCTTCTCGACCTGCGGCGGGTGCACCGCCACGACGGCCACCGCGCCAAGTTCCTGCAGCCGCACGATCTTCTGCCGCAGGTCCCCGAGCACCGACGACGGTAGATCGGGGAAGAAGTCCGCGCGCCGCCCCAGTGGAGCTCCGTACATGACCACCGCGATTTTCCCGCGCACGTCGACGGCGTGCAAATCGTCGTAGTGGTACTCGGGTGCCTCGATGCCGTAACCCACGAAGGTGAGCGGCGCCTCCACCTGGAAATCGCCCTGCACGAAGGCGGGCGACATCCAGAAGTCCTGCTCGAAGACGAAGGGGCGCGACAGGCCATTTTGCTTGGCCACCGAAAAGCTCGCCGACGTGCCCCGCGCACCGAGCAGCGGTACCTCTTGGAAATAGCTCCCCTTGTCGCCCATCGGCGCGGCACCCATGCCCTGGAGCTGCGTTGCCAGGTAGGCCGACGCAATCGCGTGCCCTCGTTCCCCGGTTCCGCGGCCCTCGAGCAGATCGTGCGCGAGAAACCGCACGTGCGCCGACACGGCCTCGCGACGAATGTCCGGCGGCGTGTACGCCCCCACCGTTGCCGCCGTTACGCCCGTCGGGCGCGTCACCGCCGGCGCACACGCCGAAAGCACGGCCAAAGCCCACACCCACAACGCCATGCGCTTCATGATCGCAGGCGTAACACACCCCCCGGTCGCAACGTCGCGACCGCGCTTACGGCTGCAGGCCGGCCCAGCTGATCGCGTCGGCGAGCTCGCGGCTCACCACCGAGCCGCCGCAGGAGCTGTTCGGCGAGATGGCGAAACGCAAACCGACTTTTTCGCCCTTCCAGACCTGGGCCTGCGCCGACGTCGATTGCGGTGCGCCCAATTCGCGCTCGAGCGACTCCTTCATCGCTTTGCAATCTTTGTTCGCCTTCACGGAGAACACGATGGTGTCGAGCTTTCCCTTGTTGAAGGTGTAGGACACATCTTTCAGCGCAATGCCGCCGTAGGAAGGCGTGCCGCGCAGCATCTTGTACGTGATGTGATCGCCGCTTCGCTCCGACTCCTTCAAATTGCGGAACGACTTGAAGGCCGCGCCCAGTTGGACACCGGCGAATCCATTCTTTGCATCCAACTTGGTGGCCGGGGTCGTCGACCCTTCGGTCTTTCCCTCAAGCCCGCTGGTGGCGAGCGGCGGCGTCGATCCGGCATCGTCCTTCCCCTCGGGCGGGGGCGCTTCGGGAGCAGGACCTTCGACCCGGTACTCCGAGATCGGAACTTCTGCCGGAGGTTTGCGTGCGGGGGCCTGTTCGCACGAGGCCAACCCGAGGAGAAGGACACATGCCATCGAAGTGCGCATTGTCCCGCATGCTACTTGGTAAGGGCGCTTCCTTGCCATCACAAGTTTCGCGCCAGGCGCCCGTCGTGCCGATATCATCGCAGCCATGCGCGTCGTCATTGCCGACAAATTTCCAGAAAACTACCTCCTCGAGTTTCGTTCCCTCGGTCTCGAGGTCGAGTACCGCCCGGAGGCTTCGGCCACCGAATTACCGGCCATTGCCGGCGACTGCGAAATCCTCGTCGTGCGCAGCACGAAAGTCACCCGCGAGACCATCGAGGCGGCCAGCCGCCTCCAGCTCGTGATCCGCGCCGGCGCCGGCATCGATACCATCGATGTGGATGCTGCCAGCGCCCGCGGCATTTATGTAACCAACTGTCCCGGAAAGAACAGCGTGGCCGTGGCCGAGCTCACGGTGGGGTTGATCCTCGCCCTGGACCGGCGCATCCCGCAAAACACCGCCGACCTTCGCGAAGGTCAGTGGAACAAGAAGGAATACAGCAAGGCGGACGGCCTCAAAGGCAAGACCTTGGGCCTCGTTGGCCTGGGCTCCATCGGCCAGGCGGTCGCGCGGCGGGCCGCTGCGTTCGAAATGAACCTGGTCGGCTACACGCGCTCACCGCACCTGGAGCTCGCGCAGTCCTTGGGCATCGTGCCCTGTGCGACCTTGTTCGAGCTCGCGGAACGAAGCGACGTCGTGTCGGTGCATATCCCTGGCACCGCGGAAAACCGCGGGCTCTTCGGGGACGCGTTTTTCGCGCGCATGAAGCACGGCGCAAGCTTCGTGAACACCAGCCGCGGAAGCCTGCACGATACGGCCGCCCTGGAAAAAGCGATGCGCGAGCGAAACCTGCGCGTGGGGCTCGATGTCTACAACCCCGAGCCGGAGGGCGGCACGGCCAGCTTCGATCATCCGCTGTGCAAGCTGCCGGGCTTCGTCGGCACGCACCACATCGGGGCGAGCACCGAGCAAGCCCAGAACGCGATCGCCGCGGAGGCGGTGCGCATCTGCCGCGAGTTCATCAAGCTGGGGCAGCCGCAAAACGCGGTAAACATCGAACGCGCCTCCCCCGCCAAGGTGCAGCTCATCGTGCGCCACTACGACCGGGTCGGCGTGCTCGCATCGGTGCTGGCCATCGTCCGCAAGTACGGCCTCAACGTCGAGGAGATGACCAACACCATCTTCGCCGGCGCCAAGGCCGCCGTGGCCACCATCCGCCTCGCCTCGGCCCCGCCCTTGGCGATGACCACGGAAATCGAGGACCTAAAGGACCAAATCATCCAGGTGACGGTCAAGCCGTTCTGACCCGTTGTCCGGCCACCTGATTTGATTGAACAGGAAGACGGGAAGGCGGGAAGGTTTTTGGATTTCCAGTTGGCCCGTGCGCGCGTGGGAAACCAAAAAAATTCTCTGACCTTCCCGTCTTCTTGTGAATTTCTCTATCCCTTGATCACGCCGAGCTTTTTGCCCACGCGGGTGAAGGCTGCGACGGCGCGGTCGACTTGCTCGGGGGTGTGGCCGGCGGAGAGCTGCACGCGGATGCGCGCTTCGCCCTTGGGGACGACCGGGTACGAGAAGCCAATGACGTAGATGCCCTCGTCCAGCATGGCGGCGGCCATGTCCTGGGCGAGGCGGGCATCGCCCAGCATGATGGGAACGATGGGGTGCACGCCCTCTTTCGTCTGGAAGCCCGCGGCGGCGATCTTCGAGCGGAAGGCGGCGGTGTTCTCCGCCAAGCGATCGCGAAGCTCCGTCGTGGACGAGAGAAGGTCGAGCACCGCAATGGATGCGCCCACGATGGCGGGTGCCAAGGTGTTCGAGAACAGGTACGGGCGCGAACGCTGGCGGAGAAGGTCGACGATCTCCTGGCGTGCGGCGGTGAAGCCACCGGCGGCGCCGCCCAGGGCCTTGCCGAGGGTCGAGGTGATGATGTCCACCTTGCCCATGACGCCGCAGTGCTCCGGGGTGCCGCGGCCGGTCTTGCCGATGAAGCCCGTGGCGTGGCTGTCGTCGACCATGACCATGGCCTGGTACTTCTCGGCGAGCTCGACGATCCGATCGAGCTTGGCGAGGTAGCCGTCCATGGAGAACGCGCCGTCCGTCGCGATGAGGCGCAGGCGCTTCGTCTGCGTCGCGCGGAGCGCCTTCTCGAGGGCCTCCAGGTCACCGTTGGGGTAGCGATGGCGCTCGGCCTTGCAAAGGCGGACTCCGTCGATGATCGAGGCGTGGTTCAACGCGTCGCTGATGATCGCGTCGTCGTCGCCGAGCAAGGTCTCGAACAAGCCGCCGTTCGCGTCGAAGCACGAGGAGTAGAGGATGGCGTCTTCGGTGCCGACGAAGTCCGAGATCTTCTTTTCCAGCGTTTTGTGCGCATCCTGCGTGCCGCAGATGAAGCGCACCGACGACAGGCCGAAGCCGTGCGTGTCGATCGCCGCGTGCGCCGCCTCGATGACCTTGGGGTGGGACGAGAGCCCCAGGTAGTTGTTCGCGCAAAAGTTGAGGACCGGCTCCTTCTTCTCGCCCACGCGGATCTCCGCGGACTGCGGCGAGAGGATGTACCGCTCCTTCTTCTCCAACCCTGCTTCGCGAATCTCCTTTAGCGCTGCGCCATAGATCTCTTTGGCCTTGCCGTACATGGCATGCTCCCGTCTCAGTTTGGTTTGAGTTGGCGCGGGAGCCTAGTTCAAGGCAGCCGTTACGACTACCCGCGTTTGCCGGCGGCCTTCTTCTT encodes:
- a CDS encoding UvrD-helicase domain-containing protein — encoded protein: MSDLFGTLRKPLTDATARQRIREDLDTTLVVEAAAGTGKTTELVGRVLALVRKGRARLSGIVAVTFTEKAAGEMKLRLRTEIENARRSEAVTDVERANLDGSLAELEAAHIGTIHGFCADLLRERPVEACVDPLFEVADDDGKQRILRDCFEPWFERQLASPMPSVERVLRRRTRDRDAVGPRHVLSNAVSALIEQRDFDTPWEHVPFERRTAIDEILVELRALGDLAPRADYKDSWLAKSFAEIARYVGEADRREAVRGERDYDGLEAELRTLSRQKLWGWKGSGRWYTKGLERQHVLDDRARTHEKLKAVLERADADLAAGLREELWPLVAEYEVRKRSAGKLDFLDLLLLTRNLLRDHLDVRQELQSRFSHLLVDEFQDTDPLQAEILLLLAADDPAESEPMRVKPVPGKLFVVGDPKQSIYRFRRADVALYESIKRRLAEAGADVLHLSTSFRSVPSIQRAINATFAPLMQGNARGSQATYVALEPFREDNKKAPMPGVVALPVPRPWGDYGKIVNFRIDDSFPDAVAAFIDHLLNDSGWSIAEKEGGRAVPLEARHVCLLFKRLQNFGSDVTRPYVRALEARRIPHVLVGGRSYHAREEVVAIVNALCAIEWPDDELSVFATLRGPFFSLGDDALLSFRHRIRGDLNPFRRVEPELLTDLTRPVRDAMLLLAHLHRRRNRRPIADTIVHVLEATRAHAGIAIWPTGEQALANVLRVLDIARRFESRGATSFRSFVEYMKDEAERGGVSEAPVVEEGTDGVRIMTVHRAKGLEFPVVILADPTAKPTLSEPSRFVDTSRRLWAMPLAGASPHELLVNRDEVLEQDGEEAMRLLYVAATRAREMLVVPVLGDEVPGDFWTSALNPAIYPPEDARRHPEVAPGCPDFGPDSVRERPDSSRRDVHEAVKPGLHRPMAGEHSVVWWDPNALGLDKHHDVGLRQQRILEADKEGVVAEAGERLHTLWRRERDEAIAKGKTPSRVVRTVTEVSHSEEAAKRPSTPNEERVEVVVTTGGRREGRPRGKRFGVLVHATLAAVDLHAGPDAVAKVARIHARLVGASGAEIEAATVAVVAALAHPIFDRARAATECRRESPILCHMDDGAVLEGVLDLAMRERDEHGHIWTVVDYKTDAEIAERVREYEAQVLLYANAIAESTGERARGVLLSV
- a CDS encoding PD-(D/E)XK nuclease family protein, whose amino-acid sequence is MSQLALLSPRSTEPRRIVVGSSRAELRIARAVSWLASRGNTTRLVILGPTLEVALEIGREAGAQVRQSFGWERTTLSRLAATLAAPALAERGLVPSGRLTLEALATRVVHRLGESEKNELGRFSAVADRPGLPRALARTFDELRMAKIAPRSIGEDDLQRLCDAFETELEADQIADRALVFELAVAAARDRTTQHPWLDVPLVLVDVPMRTAREAELLAALSARAECVLATYPEGDERAQQHLEAALGVGAVRLMDRAERPDSLTRLQRGLFSPTTEPGEPDDAVEMLSAPGESRESIEIARRILREAGRGVPFDRMAIVLRAPGAYRAHLVEALRRAGIPAYFARGTVRPDSAGRAFLALLRCATEKLSARRFSEYLSLSEVPDSDETGRPPPALEGSERWVVPDEDFLPGVLERTAELEEPEDEADVAAHGPTSTAVIGGSLRAPYRWERLIVDAAVIGGRARWERRLSGRAKGLERELTIYPSDHARAIAIRRELADLASLQSYALPLLDDLAELPEKALWGEFIDRLGAMATRALRRPERVLSVLAELEPLRRVGPVSLSEVRLVLERRLTELTVPPRGRRYGCVFIASTEEVRGLAFDVVFIPGLAERIFPQKVIDDPILPDRIRLGKDTDLITNRVRSEEERLALRVAVGAANARLVLSYPRLDVEQSRPRTPSFYGLEVLRAAEGRLPGFDELARRAERVGDARIGWPAPAQARDAVDAAEHDLSLLESILKKPEGETVGTARYLLSTNPHLARALRTRARRWHPKWWPADGLLHVTGEAREALDAHNLTARSFSPTALQHFSACPYRFVLQAIHRLGPREEPAPIEELSPLERGSLVHDVQYELYVGLREKGMLPVTRENRRAVEAELDRVLATVAARYEDDLAPAIDRVWKDGIESIAADLREMLRRDAEDDEWSPTHFELSFGLQDKGARDPVSVDAPLALDEGILLRGSIDCVEQSTSGLLRATDYKTGKVRATATTKIGGGQTLQPIFYALALEKLFEGKNVDGGRLYYCTTTGEFKEVSIALDDTARAEAKTVVSVVGNAIAKGALPAAPDEGACQYCDYLRVCGPYEELRTRKVKDQAPLAPLVALRRRA
- a CDS encoding GNAT family N-acetyltransferase, coding for MSVSFCFAGAGEIIIHPVGLLLTERLELVPLTLPVVEAVLESDRNKIEALVNAPLPRRFHGRALIERAFPASLCEIRKDPDRRLWGDRLMILRTKERRIVGSVIFHGRPGPDGIAEVGYGVEDEWQGQGFATEAVERSLEWALAQPGVRAVQATTFQWHRASLRVIEKCKMVRIGSREHEMLGELTIFERRAKELL
- a CDS encoding DoxX family protein, which encodes MDQILRLRTWIEQHRDVWLDLLRIYMGFALLAKAIAFMQHMSAFIETMPIKDGAFAPALLAHYIVVAHAAGGIMLIFGVLTRIAAAVNIPVLLGAVFFVHWHEGLFQPQQTLELALLVLFILSLITVVGGGPLSVDERLKKHEHDIPTVPRHHHV